Genomic window (Rathayibacter sp. VKM Ac-2760):
CGGGCTCGTGCACGGCGTGCACCTCGGCTGGAGCGGCGACGCCGCGATCCGCGCCGAGCGCACCGTCGAGGGCGTCTCTCTGGTCGCGACCGGCGAGCTGCTCCGGCCGGCCGAGATCGAGCTCGCGCAGGGCGAGAGCTACGAGACGCCGATCGCCTACGGCTCCTGGGGCGATGGGCTCAACGCCCTGCAGGCCCGGTTCCACGCGTCGCTCCGGGCCCGCGCGCAGCACCCCGTCAGTCCGCGGCCCGTCACCCTCAACACCTGGGAGGCCGTCTACTTCGACCACGACCTCGCCGGCCTCACCGCGCTCGCCGAGAGCGCCGCGCGGATCGGGGTGGAGCGGTTCGTGCTCGACGACGGCTGGTTCCTCGGCCGGCGCGACGACACGACCAGCCTCGGCGACTGGACCGTCGACCCGGACGTCTGGCCGCGCGGCCTCTCGCCGATCATCGAGGCGGTCACCGGCCTGGGGATGCAGTTCGGCCTCTGGGTCGAGCCCGAGATGATCAGCCCCGACTCCGAGCTGGCCCGCGCGCACCCGGAGTGGATCCTCGGCCCGGCCGGGCATCTCCCGCACTCGGCGCGCCAGCAGCAGGTCCTCGACCTCTCCCAGCGCGGCGCCTACGAGCACGTGCTCGCAGCCCTCGACGCGCTGGTGACGGAGTACCCGATCGCGTACCTGAAGTGGGACCACAACCGCGACCTGATCGAGGCCGTCTCGCCCGCCACGGGCCGCGCGGCCGTGCACGAGAACGTCCTCGCGCTCTACCGTCTGCTCGACGAGCTCCGCGCCCGGCACCCCGGCCTCGAGATCGAGTCCTGCGCGTCCGGCGGCTCCCGCGTCGACCTCGGGATCCTCGCCCGCACCGACCGCATCTGGACCAGCGACTGCAACGACCCGCTCGAGCGGCAGACCATCCAGCCGTACACGCAGCTGGTCGTCCCGCCCGAGCTGATGGGCCAGCACATCGGCCCCCCGCAGGCGCACTCCACCCAGCGCACGCACTCCCTCGCGTTCCGCGCCGGCACCGCGCTGACCGGCCACTTCGGCATCGAGTGGGACGTCTCCGCCCTCGAGCCCGCCGTGGAGGAGGAGCTGACCCGCTGGGTCGCCTTCCACCGCGAGCATCGCGACCTGCTGCACAGCGGCACCGTCGTCCGCGCCGACCTCGCCGACGACGCGGCGTCACTCTCCGGAGTCGTCGCCGCCGACCGCGCGTCCGCCCTCTTCGTCCTCGCCCAGCTCCGCACGGGGGAGAGCTACCCGCCCGGGCGGCTCACCCTCCCGGGACTCGATCCCGACACCGCCTACGCCGTCCGACTCGCCCCGGTGTCCGCACCGCTCGGCGGGCCCGGCCAGTCGCCCCTCGACTGGACCCTGCACGACACCGTCCTCACCGGCCGCGTCCTCGGGACGGTCGGCCTGCAGACCCCCGTCCTGAACCCGGAATCCCTCGTCGTCCTGACCGCCACCGCCGTCGAGTAGCCCGCGCCGCTTCTTGCTGATCGAGCAGCCCGCGCAGCGGGCGCATCGAGATCCACCGTCCTGCAGACGCCAGGTCTCGATACGCCGCTCCGCGGCTACTCGACCAGCAAGAGGGTGCCGCTCCACGTGCCGCCCGCTCCTGCTGATCGAGCAGCCCGCGCAGCGGACCACCTCTTGCTGATCGAGTAGCCCGCTCCGCGGACCACCTCTTGCTGATCGAGTAGCCCGCTCCGCGGGCGTATCGAGATCCCCCCTCACCCACCCCCCCCGCGCAAGGAGGCGCCCCACCCATGACCCCTCGCCACGTCCCGCCGCCCGGCGCCCTGTCCCGGCGCCTGTTCCTCTCGGCCGCCGCGTCCGCCGCATCGATCGCCGCCCTCGCCTCCTGCGCCTCGCCCGGCGCGGCGAGCGGAGTCACCACGCTCGACTTCTTCCAGTTCAAGGCCGAGGCCGTGGAGGACTTCGCCCGGATCATCGCGCAGTTCGAGGCCGCCAACCCCGACATCCGCGTGATCGCCAACAACGTGCCCGACCCGGACACCGCCCTGCGCACACTGCTCGTCAAGGACAAGATCCCCGACGTACTCACCCTCAACGGCTCCGGCTACTACGCCGATCTCGCCAAGGCCGGCGTCTTCCACGACTTCACCGGCGACGAGCTCGTCGAGCGGGTGAACCCGGCGGCGCTCGAGATCATCGACGCCCTCGGCAGCTTCAACGGCGAGGAGATCAACGCGCTCGCCTTCGCCAACAACGCCGACGGCATCCTCTACAACCGCACGATCTTCGCCGACAACGGCATCGAGGTCCCCACCACCTGGGACGAGCTGATCGCCGTCTGCGACACCCTCGTCGCCGCCGGCATCACCCCGTTCTACGGCGCGCTGCTCGACAACTGGACGGGCGCCCCGGCGTTCAACGCCCTCGGTGGCCAGCTGCAGCCCGACGGCTTCTTCGACGCGATGCGCGCGGAAGGAGCCGACCTGGGCCCCGACTCGCCCGTCTCGTTCTCCAAGGACTACGCGCTGGCGATGGAGCGCCTCGGCCAGCTGTTCTCCTACACCCAGGAGGGCTCGTTCGGCCGCGGCTACGACGACGGCAACCAGGCCTTCGCGGCCGGCGAGGCCGCGATGTACCCGCAGGGCATCTGGGCGATCAACCCGGTCCGCACCAACAACCCCGACATCGATCTCGGCGTCTTCCCCTACCCGGTGCTCGACGATCCCGCCGACACGAAGGTCACCTCCGGCGTCGACGTCGCGGTCGCGATCGGCCGCGGCACCCCGAAGCTGGAGGCCGCGCGCCGCTTCGTCGCCTTCCTGCTCGACCCCGCCGTGGTCGAGCCGTACGTCGAGAGCCAGGCCGCGTTCTCGCCGCTCGTCGGCGCCGCCCCCAACAGCGACCCGACGCTCGCCGAGCTGCAGCCCTACTTCGAGCAGGGCCGCCTGATCGGCTTCGTCGACCACCAGATCCCCGCGAGCATCCCGCTCAACCCCACCCTCCAGGCGTTCCTCGCCAGTGGAGACGCGGACGCCGCGCTCCGCACCCTCGACAGTGAGTGGCGCAAGGTCGCGGCACGCACCACCCGGAAGTGAGCAGGACATGACCACGACCACGACGGCGGCGCCCCAGACGCCGGCCACCACGCCTCCGGTCGCCCCGCGCAAGCGGACGCTCGGCCGCACCTCGAAGACGTTCTACTGGATGACGGTCCCCGCCGTCCTGCTCTTCTTCGTCCTGCACACCGTGCCGGTCCTCACCGGCATCTTCTTCAGCTTCACGAACTACGCCGGCTACGGCTCGTGGGACCTGATCGGCTTCTCGAACTACCTGGCCCTGCTCCAGGACGACCGGGTCTGGAAGGCCTACGGCTTCACCTTCGGCTTCGCGATCGTGGCGACGATCCTGGTCAACGTGATCTCGCTCGGGATCGCCATCGCCCTGAACGCGAAGATCAAGTTCCAGACGGCCTTCCGCGGGATCTACTTCATCCCCTACGTGCTCTCGACCCTGGTCATCGGCTACGTCTTCCAGTACCTCTTCGCGAACTCGCTCCCGCAGATCGTCGGAGCGATCCCGGTGCTCGGCGAGAACATCCTCGCGAACGCCGACTGGGCCTGGGTGGCGATCGTGATCCTGGCGGTCTGGCAGGCCTCGGCCTTCTCGATCATCATCTACCTCGCCGGTCTGCAGACCATTCCGGGGGAGCTCTACGAGGCGACCTCGCTCGACGGCGCGACGCCCTGGCGGCAGTTCACCTCGATCACGTTCCCGCTGATCGCGTCCTTCTTCACGATCAACATGGTCCTGTCGATGAAGAACTTCCTCCAGGTCTTCGACCACATCGTCGCCCTCACCAACGGCGGGCCGGGCACCTCGACCGAGTCGATCACGCTGCTGATCTACCGCGGTGGCTTCCAGGGCGGCGAGTACGCCTATCAGACGGCCAACGCCGTCCTCTACTTCCTCATCATCATCGTGGTCTCGCTGATCCAGTTCCGAGTCCTCAGCCGCAGAGAGGCGTCCTTCTGATGACCGCGACCATCACCCCCACGACCGCCATCGCCCTCGGCGAGCCGCAGGAGGGGAAGCGCCCGCGCCGCCCCTCCCGCGACTCCTACAGGATCAACTGGTGGGCCACCGCGCTCATCGCCGTCTGCTCGCTGACGATCCTGCTGCCGCTCTACTTCGCCGTCGTCACGGCGCTGAAGACGCCGGACCAGCTCGGCGGCACCGGCTTCGAGCTGCCGACCTCGATCTCCTGGGAGAACTTCGCCGCGGCCTGGGAGGCGACCCGCTTCCCGCAGGCCTTCGTCAACACCGCGCTGATCACGGTGGGGGCGGTCGCGCTGACGCTCTTCTCGAACTCGATGGTCGCCTACGCCGTCGCCCGCAATCTCGACAAGCCGTTCTTCAAGGGCGTCTACTTCTACCTGCTCGCCGCGGTCTTCGTGCCGTTCCCGATCATCATGCTGCCGGTGGTGAAGGAGACTGCACTGCTGGGCCTGGACAACCAGGTCGGGCTGATCCTGCTCTACGCCGTCTTCGGCCTCTCGATCAACACCTTCATCTACACGGCCTTCATCCGCTCGATCCCGATCGAGCTCGAGGAGGCGGCCCGCACCGACGGCGCCTCGACCTGGCGCACCTACTGGCAGATCATCTTCCCGCTGCTCGGACCGATGAACGCCACCGTCGGGATCCTCACCTGCGTCTGGGCCTGGAACGACTTCATCCTGCCGCTGGTGGTGCTCTCCGACCCGTCGGCCCGCACCCTGCCGCTCGCGGAGTACGTCTTCCAGGGGCAGTTCAACACCAACTACACCGTCGCCTTCGCCTCGTACCTGATGGCGATGGCCCCGCTGCTGATCGTCTACCTCTTCGCCCAGCGCTGGGTCGTCAGCGGCGTGATGCGCGGCTCGATCAAGTAGGACGCCCGAGCGCGTCCTGCACGAGTGGGGCCGAGCGGCCGGAATCGTCGAGAATCCTCGCGATCCGGCCGCTCGGCCTTCTTCGTGCGCCCTGTCAGTCGGAGGCCGGTGGAGCGACGCCGATGATGCGGTCGTCGTCCGCACCCGGCGACCCGCGCCCGTCGGTGTTGCTGGTCACGAACCACAGGGATCCGTCCGGCGCCGCCACCGCGTCCCGCAGCCGCCCGTACTCGCCGACCGCGTAGTCGGTCGAGGCCGACGGATCCGCGACCGGCACCGCGCGCAGCACCTCGCCGCGCAGGTTCGCCAGGTAGAGCACGCCGTCCAGCTCGGTCATCCCGCTCGGGCTGGCCGCGTCCGGCTGCCACTGCTGCACCGGATCGACGAAGCCGTCCTCGCCGGCGATCCCCTCGACCTCGGGCCAGCCGTAGTTCGCGCCCGGCTCGATCACGTTCAGCTCGTCCCAGGTGTCCTGCCCGAACTCGCTCGCGAAGAGCGTGCCGTCCTCGGCCCAGGCCAGGCCCTGCGGATTGCGGTGCCCGCTGCTCCAGACGAGCGAGCCCGGGTACGGGTTGTCGTCGGGCACGGCGCCGTCGAGCGTCATCCGCAGGATCTTGCCCGAGAGCTGGTCGAGGTCCTGCGCCGCCTCGCGCCGCCCGGCGTCGCCGACGGTGGCGTAGAGCATCCCGTCGGGGCCGATCGCGAGGCGCCCGCCGTCGTGGGTGCGCGCGGCGGGGATGCCTTCCAGGATCGTCTCGGGCGGGCCGAGCGCGAACGACCCCGGCTCGCCCTCGAGTGCGAACCGCTGGATCCGATTGCCGTCGGCCGCGGTCGAGTAGGCGAACAGCGTGCGCCCGTCGACCGCCAGCCCGAGCAGCCCGCTCTCGCCCTCGGCGACCACGCCCTCGACGACGCCGATCCCACGCGCGGAGCCGTCCGCCGCGAGCTCGAGCACCCGCCCGCTGTCGCGCTCGCTGACGAGCGCCGTGCCGTCGACGAACGCGACCGACCACGGCGCCTCGAGTCCCTCCGCGACGCTGCTCGCGCCGATCAGCTCGCGCGCATCGGGGCGAGGAGCGGCAGGAGTCGTGCTGCACGAGGCGAGCCCCACGCCGAGCGCGAGGGTCGCGCCGACGAGGGCGGAGCGGAGGACGGCATGGGACATCCCCCCAGGCTGCCCGCCCAACCTTCGAGAATTCTCACTTTCATGCTGGCCGAGTAGCCCCGAAGGGGCCCTTGCTGGTCGAGTAGCCCCGAAGGGGCCCTTGCTGGTCGAGTAGCCCCGAAGGGGCCCTTGCTGGTCGAGTAGCCCCGAAGGGGCGTATCGAGACCCGCGCTCCGCCGGACGGGGCCGCATGATCGCCCCGATCCGCCGTCACCGCCAGCACCCCGACGAATCCCGCGCACCCCCACCGGATGTCACCCCCGCGGCGTAGCGTTGCCGAGGTGATGCGCCCCCAGATCAGCACCCTCGGCCGGCTGCGCGCCTCCGGGCACGTGCAGAAGACCCTCCGCACCGAGATCCGCGACAACCTCCTCGACGCCCTCCGCGAGGGCCGCGACCCCTGGCCCGGCCTGCACGGCTTCCAGGACACCGTCATCCCCCAGGTCGAGCGGGCGGTGATCGCCGGGCACGACATCGTGCTGCTCGGCGAGCGCGGCCAGGGCAAGACCCGCCTCCTCCGCACGCTCAACGGCCTGCTCGACGAGTGGACCCCCGTCATCGACGGCTCCGAGCTCGGCGAGCACCCCTACGAGCCGATCACCTCGATCAGCAGGCGCCGGGCGGAGGAGCTCGGCGACGAGCTGCCCGTCGCCTGGCGCAGCCGCGAGGAGCGCTACGTCGAGAAGCTGGCCACGCCGGACACGAGCGTCGCCGACCTCATCGGCGACGTCGACCCGATGAAGGTGGCCGAGGGCCGCAGCCTCGGCGACCCGGAGACCATCCACTTCGGCCTCATCCCGCGCAGCCACCGCGGCATCGTCGCGATCAACGAGCTGCCCGACCTCGCCGAGCGCATCCAGGTCGCGATGCTCAACGTGATGGAGGAGCGCGACATCCAGATCCGCGGCTACGTCCTGCGCCTGCCGCTCGACGTCCTCGTCGTCGCGAGCGCCAACCCCGAGGACTACACGAACCGCGGCCGGATCATCACCCCGCTGAAGGACCGCTTCGGCGCCGAGATCCGCACCCACTACCCGACGGCCCTCGTCGACGAGATCGCCGTGATCCGCCAGGAGGCCGACCTCGTCGCGACCGTGCCCGACGCCCTGATCGAGATCCTCGCCCGCTTCACCCGGGCCCTGCGCGAGTCCTCCTCCGTCGACCAGCGCAGCGGCGTCAGCGCCCGCTTCGCCATCGCCGGCGCCGAGACCATCGCCGCCGCCGCGCTGCACCGGGCCACCCGGCGCGGCGAGGAGGAGGCGGTCGCCCGCCCGATCGACCTCGAGACCGCGGTCGACGTGCTCGGCGGCAAGATCGAGTTCGAGTCGGGGGAGGAGGGCCGCGAGGACGAGATCCTCGACCACCTCCTCCGCCAGGCCACCGCCGAGACGGTCCGCGCTCACCTGCGCGGGCTCGACCTCGCCCCGCTCGTCAGCGCCGTCGAGAACGGCGTGATGATCACGACCGGCGAGCAGGTGACGGCGCAGGAGTTCCTCGACGCGCTGCCGCCGCTCGGCGAGTCGACCCTCTACGACGACATCGCCGACCGGCTCGAGGCCGTCGGCGCCGGCCGCCGCGCGGGCGCCGTCGAGCTCGCCCTCGAGGGCCTCTACCTCTCGCGCAAGCTCAGCAAGGAGACCGGCGGAGGCGAGGCCGTCTATGGCTGAGCCGTCCACCACGCGATCGGCGCGCGCCGGAGGGACCGCGCGTGCCTAGGGGTAACCGCCGTCTCGGGCGCGACGCCCGCTACTCCCGCTACGACGGCGGCCCGGACCCGCTCGCCCCGCCCGTCGACCTCGCGGAGGCGCTCGACGCCGTCGGCGAGGACGTCATGGCCGGCACCTCGCCCGAGCGCGCCATGCGCGAGTTCCTCCGCCGCGGCGGTCGCGACGGCCAGGGTCTGGACGACCTCGCCGCCCGCGTCGCCGAGCGCCGGCGCGAGCTGACGCAGAAGCACGGCCTCGACGGCACCCTGCGCGAGGTCCGCGAGCTGCTCGACCGCGCCGTCCTCGCCGAGCGCAAGCAGCTCGCCCGCGACACCCAGATGGACGACGGCGACCGCGCCCTCGCCGAGATCCAGCTCGACAGCCTGCCGCCCTCGCCCGCCGCCGCGGTCTCCGAGCTCTCGGACTACCGCTGGCAGAGCCCAGAGGCGCGCGCCGACTTCGAGAAGATCAAGGAGCTGCTCGGCGCGGAGATGCTCGAGCAGCGCTTCGAGGGCATGAAGCAGGCCCTGCAGAACGCAAGCGACGAGGACCGCGCGGCGATCGACGCGATGCTCCGCGACCTCAACGCCCTGCTCGAGGCGCACGCCCGCGGCGAGGACACCCCCGAGCAGTTCGACGCCTTCATGGCGCAGCACGGCGAGTACTTCCCCGAGCGGCCCGAGACCGTCGACGAGCTGATCGACGCCCTGGCTGCCCGCGCGGCCGCGGCCCAGCGGATGCGCAACTCGATGACCCAGCAGCAGCGCGACGAGCTCGACGCCCTCGCCCAGCAGGCCTTCGGCACGCCCGAGCTGATGCAGTCCCTCGGGCAGCTGGACGAGACCCTGCGGGGCCTGCGCCCCGGCGAGGACTGGGGCGGCTCCGAGCGGATGGACGGCGAGCAGGGCCTCGGCCTCGGCGACGGCACCGGCGTCTTCCAGGAGCTCGCCGACCTCGACGCGCTCGCCGACCAGCTCGCGCAGCCGCACGCGCAGTCGAACCTCGACGACCTCGACCTCGACCTGCTGGCCCGCCGCCTCGGCGACGACGCGGCGGTCGACGCGCAGACCCTCAAGCGCCTCGAGAAGGCGCTGCGCGACTCCGGCACCCT
Coding sequences:
- a CDS encoding alpha-galactosidase is translated as MQRSTAPTSTPESLGSAADRVLHLRNGGTSVIVDARTTAFPAIVHWGADLGHLSAAELSALAAAAVPQRVSGGLDAPAPFGLVAVEADGWQHAPTLEGTHERETASERFVVESLESLGAALRVVAVGARLRVTIDVEVDGAGLLTQRARVENLDERPFRLERLDLGFPLPATAREILDTTGHHLRERHPQRRPLTIGEHARSTRRGRPGADATLLLAVGAPGFGWERGLVHGVHLGWSGDAAIRAERTVEGVSLVATGELLRPAEIELAQGESYETPIAYGSWGDGLNALQARFHASLRARAQHPVSPRPVTLNTWEAVYFDHDLAGLTALAESAARIGVERFVLDDGWFLGRRDDTTSLGDWTVDPDVWPRGLSPIIEAVTGLGMQFGLWVEPEMISPDSELARAHPEWILGPAGHLPHSARQQQVLDLSQRGAYEHVLAALDALVTEYPIAYLKWDHNRDLIEAVSPATGRAAVHENVLALYRLLDELRARHPGLEIESCASGGSRVDLGILARTDRIWTSDCNDPLERQTIQPYTQLVVPPELMGQHIGPPQAHSTQRTHSLAFRAGTALTGHFGIEWDVSALEPAVEEELTRWVAFHREHRDLLHSGTVVRADLADDAASLSGVVAADRASALFVLAQLRTGESYPPGRLTLPGLDPDTAYAVRLAPVSAPLGGPGQSPLDWTLHDTVLTGRVLGTVGLQTPVLNPESLVVLTATAVE
- a CDS encoding extracellular solute-binding protein, giving the protein MTPRHVPPPGALSRRLFLSAAASAASIAALASCASPGAASGVTTLDFFQFKAEAVEDFARIIAQFEAANPDIRVIANNVPDPDTALRTLLVKDKIPDVLTLNGSGYYADLAKAGVFHDFTGDELVERVNPAALEIIDALGSFNGEEINALAFANNADGILYNRTIFADNGIEVPTTWDELIAVCDTLVAAGITPFYGALLDNWTGAPAFNALGGQLQPDGFFDAMRAEGADLGPDSPVSFSKDYALAMERLGQLFSYTQEGSFGRGYDDGNQAFAAGEAAMYPQGIWAINPVRTNNPDIDLGVFPYPVLDDPADTKVTSGVDVAVAIGRGTPKLEAARRFVAFLLDPAVVEPYVESQAAFSPLVGAAPNSDPTLAELQPYFEQGRLIGFVDHQIPASIPLNPTLQAFLASGDADAALRTLDSEWRKVAARTTRK
- a CDS encoding sugar ABC transporter permease, translating into MTTTTTAAPQTPATTPPVAPRKRTLGRTSKTFYWMTVPAVLLFFVLHTVPVLTGIFFSFTNYAGYGSWDLIGFSNYLALLQDDRVWKAYGFTFGFAIVATILVNVISLGIAIALNAKIKFQTAFRGIYFIPYVLSTLVIGYVFQYLFANSLPQIVGAIPVLGENILANADWAWVAIVILAVWQASAFSIIIYLAGLQTIPGELYEATSLDGATPWRQFTSITFPLIASFFTINMVLSMKNFLQVFDHIVALTNGGPGTSTESITLLIYRGGFQGGEYAYQTANAVLYFLIIIVVSLIQFRVLSRREASF
- a CDS encoding carbohydrate ABC transporter permease translates to MTATITPTTAIALGEPQEGKRPRRPSRDSYRINWWATALIAVCSLTILLPLYFAVVTALKTPDQLGGTGFELPTSISWENFAAAWEATRFPQAFVNTALITVGAVALTLFSNSMVAYAVARNLDKPFFKGVYFYLLAAVFVPFPIIMLPVVKETALLGLDNQVGLILLYAVFGLSINTFIYTAFIRSIPIELEEAARTDGASTWRTYWQIIFPLLGPMNATVGILTCVWAWNDFILPLVVLSDPSARTLPLAEYVFQGQFNTNYTVAFASYLMAMAPLLIVYLFAQRWVVSGVMRGSIK
- a CDS encoding PQQ-dependent sugar dehydrogenase, with product MSHAVLRSALVGATLALGVGLASCSTTPAAPRPDARELIGASSVAEGLEAPWSVAFVDGTALVSERDSGRVLELAADGSARGIGVVEGVVAEGESGLLGLAVDGRTLFAYSTAADGNRIQRFALEGEPGSFALGPPETILEGIPAARTHDGGRLAIGPDGMLYATVGDAGRREAAQDLDQLSGKILRMTLDGAVPDDNPYPGSLVWSSGHRNPQGLAWAEDGTLFASEFGQDTWDELNVIEPGANYGWPEVEGIAGEDGFVDPVQQWQPDAASPSGMTELDGVLYLANLRGEVLRAVPVADPSASTDYAVGEYGRLRDAVAAPDGSLWFVTSNTDGRGSPGADDDRIIGVAPPASD
- a CDS encoding magnesium chelatase, whose translation is MRPQISTLGRLRASGHVQKTLRTEIRDNLLDALREGRDPWPGLHGFQDTVIPQVERAVIAGHDIVLLGERGQGKTRLLRTLNGLLDEWTPVIDGSELGEHPYEPITSISRRRAEELGDELPVAWRSREERYVEKLATPDTSVADLIGDVDPMKVAEGRSLGDPETIHFGLIPRSHRGIVAINELPDLAERIQVAMLNVMEERDIQIRGYVLRLPLDVLVVASANPEDYTNRGRIITPLKDRFGAEIRTHYPTALVDEIAVIRQEADLVATVPDALIEILARFTRALRESSSVDQRSGVSARFAIAGAETIAAAALHRATRRGEEEAVARPIDLETAVDVLGGKIEFESGEEGREDEILDHLLRQATAETVRAHLRGLDLAPLVSAVENGVMITTGEQVTAQEFLDALPPLGESTLYDDIADRLEAVGAGRRAGAVELALEGLYLSRKLSKETGGGEAVYG
- a CDS encoding VWA domain-containing protein, which gives rise to MPRGNRRLGRDARYSRYDGGPDPLAPPVDLAEALDAVGEDVMAGTSPERAMREFLRRGGRDGQGLDDLAARVAERRRELTQKHGLDGTLREVRELLDRAVLAERKQLARDTQMDDGDRALAEIQLDSLPPSPAAAVSELSDYRWQSPEARADFEKIKELLGAEMLEQRFEGMKQALQNASDEDRAAIDAMLRDLNALLEAHARGEDTPEQFDAFMAQHGEYFPERPETVDELIDALAARAAAAQRMRNSMTQQQRDELDALAQQAFGTPELMQSLGQLDETLRGLRPGEDWGGSERMDGEQGLGLGDGTGVFQELADLDALADQLAQPHAQSNLDDLDLDLLARRLGDDAAVDAQTLKRLEKALRDSGTLRRGSDGALTLTPKAMRQLGKALLRDIADTMSGRQGARDVRRAGAAGERSGATRQWEFGDTEAWDVTRTLTNALTRTAGEGRETGAGVRIEIGDVEVQETEARTQACVALLVDTSFSMAMDGRWVPMKRTALALHTLISSRFRGDELQLIAFGRQAEVMDVERLVGLDAEWEKGTNLHHALLLANRHFRKHPSAQPVLLIVTDGEPTAHLEPDGQVYFDYPPDPVTVAVSVRELDASTRLGAHTTFFRLGDDPGLARFIDSLARRVGGSVVNPEADDLGAAVVSSYLGARGAAPGGRPPGDELFGRGWGF